The stretch of DNA tagaataaactttaaagttgaacattcgtattagaatttttatttttcattttgatagtttgtgctattatgttaccaaaccttatgctttaaattccaatttgctttgccaacgttaaacaacaaaaccaaactagaagtcagtcagagtcagtgattttataaatttcactttttaatctatgaagattatttggttccatcaaacctttGAATTcggaagaagatttttgaaattttaaccattttgaccaattttggccccgcccctctggtccctgggggtcagccaggccCAATATGGACATggtgttaaaatgatatttcaggctaataattctaacccagtttgactaattttctatgaaaaataagcaaaaaatgttcataaatgtgctttttctatataaattttagtaaacttgatccccctccccaggggggaacacgagaccccagggtcatataattcataatttttgtaaaggaccccAAGACCTTTCCATAGAGTATGTCATcttaccatttccagaatttcagaagatttttgaagttttagcctatttgaccccttttggtcccgccCCTAAGGTTCAGTCATGTTCAATTTTGTTTATAGGATTCAATAGCcattgccctgcaggtagggcgttagaattgtacctgctgcccctattgcatgatcgtaaaaggcgactaaatttaggatcttatcttttctaatcttcctaactgactttatccttcctaatgcctcccttggcaccgcctcacttttggcctcgagttgagcgttcgcccctgtgaggaaggctctgggttctgttccctggccgagacacaccaaagtctgtaaaagtggtaggcAGGCCACTCATGTTGTTGCATTCGGTCAATGTCACAACCAAGCCGATCAAGGATAACAGAAAAGTATGTTGCAGGCCTTCAATTTCGTCCTCACCATATACAGCCAATTCTCCATCAGTTTCTGGAAAGTTAACTGGGAAGAAAATCTGCATGTGTGTTAAGAGATGTGAAGAGTCTAGGTCTCCAACCCTCTTGTTAACATGGTAAAGCACTGCTTCATTCATATTCCGGCATTTCTGATTCAGATGATCATCATTAAGTGGTTTATTGGATAGTTTCACATCACGGAAATTATTTTCTCTCAAACCTACACTTGTAATACTGGATGGTATaggacaatacactcatgtcgcctgaggctgtatttcgtggggtgtgttgcttggtgtcttcggcgacatgcttcagtgatatagcaaaaaagggcaatagttccaccaTACAAGAAgatataacatgaatttaccgcattctcccaaaacacgcacctcccacaacatacacgcaacacaccgcatacatgggaggccgtccttacatgaccatagctgttaataggacgttaattaatcaatcaaacaaacaaacaaacccatgcaataaagcctcttgacgtcacagcgtcaacaaaattactattttctaggtacaattttgacaatttctttCAGAAAGTAGgatggatttactttaaaagatacataCAACGAGGTTTTCGTTGAAGCTATCACGTAATTTTCATGTAGGGGATATCAACTTGCAGTTGCGGTTTTCtcgaatttatttaaaaattggcataacaaaaatataactgTTGGTGGTAAACCCGTTTTCTACAGGGCTTGGTATAGATTAGGAGTTCACACAATTGCTGATCTTCTGAAAGatcaaataaatttttttttttactcttttgaagaatttttacaaaaatatgataatttacacACCAACTTCCTTCAATTTCAAGGACTAATATCTGCTGTTCGTAAACGTCTGCCTAACCCTCAGCCGCAAAACCTATTACCACTTATACGTCCATATGTTCCCCTAAATATAcagattttcttttcaaatataaaaaaatcaaaatttctacATACTATTCTTAATAAGTCAGAAACTGAACCAACAGGTAAGCTGAAATGGCAAGAATTTTTATTAGATGAAGAAGAGTGGAAGCATATTTATAACATTCCTTTTAAAGTAACAAAAACACTAAACTTCAATGGCTTCAGTTTCGTATTTCTCATTATATTCTGACCAccaattcaaaattatttaagtATAGTATAGTAGCTAGCCCTATGTGTACTTTCTGTAATTCAGAGAGAGAAACAATAATTCATTTAATGTCGGAATGTCGAGAAGTACAAAATCTATTGCAAAACTTTGAAACTCTTTTAGATGCTCTTTATATTCTTTTTTCAATTAACAAACAATCTTTTCTTCTTGGTCTTATAACTAACAACCTTAACGCAACTGTTGATAATGTTATacttttaatcattaaaaaatacatttacagaacgagatgttttcataaaaccttaaatataaacaaattggcaaaaaatataaaagaatatcaTAATATTCACAGACACATATCAAAtggtcaaaatgattttttgaaagcaaaatttataaaaagttgGAGTAAGTGGATACCGtttatacaatttgatatatgAACTCTTTTTACGAAAAGAAAATAACCaaagataattgattttaaatccTGACAGCTTACCTGTATTACTTTTACAACAAATTATCTAccattagataaaaaaaatacatatttccaCATCTCGACTCTATCCTCCTATACAACTATTTCCTCTCTAACCTATCTTCTTAACCTCTTATAAATGTCATGTATGTCTGAACTAATGTGGGTGTATGGAAACCTTTGAATGTATACAATAATTTAAGTAAGCTCTTtggtatatgtgtgtgtttgtgtgtgtaaaagtataaatgtgaatgtcatgtaaaattgatacaaatgaaatacttttgtttttgtatttatgatgttaaattaattttctttgtctgtattgtctgttaaaatgaaaatgatttcaaaaaaaaaaaaaatatatatatatatataaatccaataaaacgtcgaggcatgagagaaaaatactctttcatacgtggatatggaggatagggatattctaccctcgggatcacaaaatgatGCAAAATCTTTTATACCCATATATGAAAGAGTTTGATATTCATCATCGACTGCATTCAAGAAAGATTGAAGAACATCCCCTGGTCTTTTTTGCAGTACTGTTAGCTGAAGacatcttcggcggcatgcttcagtgatatagcactataaaaagggcaatagttccactatacaagacacaacacgaatataccgcagtctcccaaaacacgcacctcgtacaacatacacgcaacactacgcatacatgggaggccgtccttacatgaccatagctgttaataggacgttaatgaatcaaacaaacaaacaaacaagctgAAGACATGCAGTTTCTAGAGAGTCCATTGCATTTGGTAGGGTGCAAGAGTCTTTCTGAAACTACAGACAATTCACTCAAGACAAGTAAGACATCTCTTAGGAAATGCATGTAGTAGAGCAGTGACTAGACTTTTAGGTGTCTGAGGATAAGCTTGGCTCGTCCCTGCACATCAGCTGATCCTTTCCTGCTTTCAACAATGTTTCAAAATGATTTACAATcacattgtatgatataaacagaaCCTCAAGTGATTTACTCACATGTGGCATCCATCTGGTCCCTTCCAGGTTCACTGGCCGCAACATCTTTTCCTCCATGGCTTCTGCAATCATCTTCAGTTCCCTCGTTACCTTAGCTGAGTAATGATAATGTTTATGCAAATTCAGAAGAACTGATTTCAGATCAGAGAACATCTTAGCATCTCTAGTTTTCATTTCATCTAATGCGTCCTAttctggccctgcaggtagggcgttagagttgtacctgttgcccctattgcatgatcgtaaaggcgactaaatttaggttattatcttttctcttcttatgtttcctaatgtctcacttttggccttgagttgagcgttcgcccctttgGGTGTCTTTTTCACTCTACGCCGGTTACACAAGTCCGATAGCAACGAGTCTCTGATTGGTCATGCGGCCGTCATGCGGCCGTCATTGTGACCCAATCACAAACCGCCTTACATAAAGTCAATGTTTTGACAGGATTTGAGAGATGCTCCGGCAATAGAGCATCGTACCGTTCTGCAGTTTTAGAACAATTTGGTTTTAGAACGAAGGACGCTAAGGCAGCTACATGTCGTATATATGTTAtgtcgatttttttttataagcaTGGCAATACATCAAACATGAACACACACTTAGTTAGAAAACACAACATCGGCAACGTGCGTACTGACATCACATATGCTCAACTCAAGTCCAAGTTGGACAAGTTCCGACCGCAAGTACTGCCAAAAAATCCCAATGCCAGACGACGATATCagagatatttaaaaaaaaaaattaccctATAAATAACTGTAAATCCAAAAAAGTTATACAGGCAATTGGGTTTTTGATTGCAGTTGACATGCGTCCATACTTCATTGTTGAAAACAACAGTGGAAAGTTAGAAAGTGttaaagccccattatgttttggggtgaaaaaatatcgtcataaagtaccaaactttgctgaatagtagagcatatatccttatgaaaatatccgGTAATAAAATATACCCAACATTTCTGTGTTTTccaaaaacaatagaaaatccCTCTTCGGAGAGGGGAAATCCGTAGTTCCGCCCCAGAGCTAAAAAATCTAGTACGCATGCGTAGGCACATAAATTGTGGAATTTtcctaacaaacttcaacatcatGCATACTCGCCAAATACGTGTCAGCGAATCGAACACACATTCAAACAACGACAATTTAGCGGTCAAGTTGCTCGATCGCTAGCACGTTACGAACCCACGCATTCCACGCGTGGACctacaaatacatgttgtacatgtatatatatatgtactatataaaactaggctaaaactgttcaaaaagtttttgttcttgaatggaaagcaatcaattaacaaaattataattacaatggtatttgCTGATCTTTTGTATTCTGTTGTCATGAATGTGATAGAGTGAGAGAAAACACAACCAACGCGTTTGAATACCATTGATCAACTGACTATTTAATAAAACTGCGTATAACGTCACAAtcgttgtgacgtcatttaaGTACATGTCGCATAACGTCGCGCCAATTACGTTGGCGCCAAATACACAATATCCTGGGGCCTCGCGAATATTATGTtcacagtaatatatataataagtatgtaaataaacaatatttaaaagtaaaaagtgGAATTAAAGTCTTTcacatcaattatatatatatacttagacattatttattaattagagTTTAATAAATTAGTATTTATGTCGTGCGTATTTAACTTTTACACCAGTTCTTAATGTTTTCCTTCGCTTTTATCTTTGCCACTCGTGGTATTCTGTTCACGTCTCTGCATGGTCCATCGTTCTCGTCTCCACTAGACTCATCGTTGGCGTCTCTGTCGTCTTCCTGACGGACTTCCAAAGGGTATAACTTGATAATCGGTCGATTTGTGATACCAGAACTTGTGCGTATTACTGCAGATCGCACAAGATTGTCTCTACCATATACTAAATCCTCCACAACAGCAATTTTCCACGTCGTCCTTGGTGAATCATCGTGAACCTGAACTATATCTCCTACTTTGATAACTTGACTATTGCTGCCTGAAGCACGGTGAAATTCCCGCAAAGAAGTTAAGTATTCCTGGCGCCACCGCTTCCAAAAATGTTCTATTAACTGGAATCGTCTGTCCATCTCTTTATTTAGAATTCTGTGGGTATCCATGTCGAAAAAGTTGTCGTTTTCATCTTCTGTGTCTTGCAAAGGGTAAAGTACTGAGTTAATCCTTCTTCCGTACAATAAGTGTGATGGGGTTAATGGTGACAGTTCTGTAACGTCTGCACCGATGTATGTGAGCGGTCGGTCGTTGAGTATAGCTTCGATCTCTGTAATAACTGTCATTAACAAGTCGTAATTCACATATGCACGTCCGAGGACTTTTCGTAGACAATTCTTAGTAAGACCAATGAGTCTTTCCCAAAAATCCGCCGTACCATGGTGCTCTCTTTGGAATAAATTTCCATGTTGTTCCATAATTATTAAGAGATTGGTGTACAAGTGTCGATTCCGTAAGTTTCCTTATTTCTTCTGCGGCGCTAACAAATGTTGTTCCGTTGTCTGAAATCATAACTCGTGGTAAGGATTTCCTGCTAATGAAACGACGGAAAGCCATGAGAAATGTTTCCTCTGTTAAATCCTGAACGATTTCCAAGTGTACTGCACGTGTATTAGCGCATGTAAatagacatacatatactttCTTGTCCCGTCCATTGTGTTTCACATGTATTGCACCGGTAAAATCTACGCCAGTAACAGTGAATGGTGCAGCGTCCGACATCCTGTCCTTGGGAAGTGGAGGTGGATCTGGTGACGAGTATGCTTTACCCGATACTTTCTTACATGGTACACATTTCCGCAAAGTATTTCCAACAACATTTCGTATTGATGGAATCCAATACTTTTGTCGTAATAACGTTATTGTAGTACCTTTGTTCGCATGCATGTTTCGTCTATGCGTGTCCATAATCAGAAGCCTTGTAAACGAATGTTTCCCGGAAACCAAATATGGAAATCGTGTGTCAAACGGTATTGGGGCGTTATTGATACGTCCTCCACATCGTACAAGACCATCATCATCTAAATAAAGTCGAAGCTGGCGAATGAGATGATGGCTTTTATTCGATTTCAGACTTTCTAGAACATCATGATAGCTGTTGTTTTGTACGACTCTAATCCAAATAATTGACGCTTTGTTCAATTCATCTGGAGATAAAATTCCGGATTTCCGATCCTCTGCTTTTCTTCTACAGTTATAAAGGAATCGTTTGACATAGGCAGTAACCCGTAAGAGCCTGGAGTATGAGTTAAAATCTGGTTATGTCGATAACACTACATCCGATATCTGTATTAAGAGTTTGCGTACTGTCATTGTTGTTTGTGACATCAGAATCCACTGTTGTGAGGACGATCGATTCGTTCCTATTCCACTGTGGCCAGTGAGTTTGATTGGTAATCCAACTTGGACCGTTTATCCATTTGGTACTCTTACCAAAGTTTGTAGCTGATATTCCTCTTGACAAAAGATCCGCAGGATTATCATTTGTTGGGCAATACCTCCAGGTAAATTCTTGTGTGAGGTCTTTTATTTCCTCAACTCTCTTTCCAATGAAAGGTTTCATCTTTTTGGAAGAATGTAGCCAGTTAAGGACAATCTGACTATCGCTCCAATAGAATACATCCGAACACTGCAGATTTGTCAATATGTGCTTTGCCATTCTAACTCCAACTGTGGTATAGTCACGGGATTCAATGGTGCTACACGGTTTTTCGCCATCACTAATTGCGACTGATTTCCACTGGTTATGTATGCGCATGCACCGTACGCTTTCTTGCTGGCGTCTACAAACACGTGAAGTACCGTACCTATGCTTTCTGTGTCTTCTGGTAAGTCTTTGAAATAATATCTCGGAATTTCAGTTGTTGAGACTTTCCTCAAATCGTAACTTAGTTCCATCCATTGACACCGGATATCCTCTGGTAATATCTCGTCCCAATCGAACTTCCTCCTCCATATTTCCTGCATCAGTATCTTGCCGCGTACTGTCACCGGGCTGATAATCCCAAGTGGATCGAAAATCTTTGATGACTGGCTAAGTATTTCTCGCTTGGTAAGTAACGTTTCATCGACATCAGAAATCGGCTTTTGTACGTATGTAATCGTGTCTTTGTTGCTATCCCATCGTAATCCGAGAACTTTTACTTGCTTGTCCTTGTCAAGCACGTCTTTTGACTTGGCTAGTTCGTTCAACGAATCACAGTTTGAAGCCCAAGAACGTAAGTTAAACCCTCCGTTGAGCATTAATGATCGTGCAGAATGAAAGTATTCGAGTAAATCCTCTTCTCTTTCAAAACTTGATAAGACGTTGTCAACGTATATATCATCCTTGATGATATCTGTAACGTCACTTTTGTGATCTTCTAAATGTCGTAGCAACGTGGCGTTCAGTATGAAGGGTGAGCAGGTCGCTCCAAACAATACAGCCTTAAACCTGTAGGTTATTAAATCCGATGAAGGATCAGAGGGATCTTTGAGCCAGTAAAATCTTGTTACATCTCTGTCTTCTTCCTCTAGCTCTATCTGCAGAAAGGCTTTCTCAATGTCTGCGGAGACGGCAAATTTTTTGCGTCGGAATTTCAGAAGTATTGATGTAATATCATTTAGCAAAGGCGGGTCGTTCCGTAAACAATCATTCAAACTTGGCTTATCTTTCGACTGTTGGCAACTGCAATCGTAGACAATCCGTATTGGTGTTGTTGACGAGTCCTTTTTTACTGGGTGATGAGGTATATAGTGCACCTTACCGCTTGTAATTTGATCGTTCTCTACTTTTTCCACAAAACCTCTCTGTTCCTGTTCATATATTATCGATGCATAATGCTTCAACATAACTGGGTCCTTGCTCAATCTGTTTATGACACTTTCCGTTCTCCGGCGAGCAACTTCTTTGTTAGTGGGAAGTGGTGAATGGTCATCTCGCCACGGTAATTTGGCGATATATTTATTTCCGCGAAACTCTATACACGACTGTTTGTAGTTTTCAAGATACGTGCAGCTTTCATCTTCGGTTTTGTCATCTTTTTTCTGTATGCCAAAGCGATTCCACCTTCCAAAATTTCTCTAATTCGCATTCGTCTTTTTTATGTGATACTAGCACGTTCATAACTGACATGTTCTGTCGCTGATTTAGAGATGAAGTTCCTTGGTATGGTCCGGATAACAAATATCCTATTTTCGATTTTACAGCAATAGGTCCTTTACCTCTCACGACTTTGTCTTGAACAATGTCCCAGTAATGGTCAGCTCCTATGAGAAGTGATACCTCAAACGTTTCGTCAGCTGAAACGGGGTGAGCTAATTTCAAACCTTTTAGGTGTGGTAATTTTGCAATGTGCTTCCTATTGGAATTAAGCGGTACTGCTATTGTCGGTACAACTAAAACCTTGACCGGTATTTTCTCCCGTGTATTGGTTTGTAGGTAACCGTTCCAGAGCTGAGATGACGCACCTTGTCTCCGACTTGACCGAATCCCGATATATTAATTGTCTCTTTCCCGGTGGTTTCCATTTGTAATTTATCTGCCAATTCTTGTGTAtcgaacatatacatgtacgtatacacgaggtatttttaactatgcaaatcaacccgttctattttaagaattctttactaattgattattgcgtaattatcttcattggaaagaaaccaaatgacgaacctttcataagggatgttaatgtatattttagcgaagtttggtgaaagcataatgggactttaacaGACGGGGAAAATCGCGTGACATCAAAAGGCCTCCCTTTCTTGTGAAAACGTAGACAAACTTGTGTTCTTAAAAAAATGGTCATTCTAGACGATTTGcagtaaaattttgatttttgaattcaATAAACTTGGATGTTGAACAGTTTACACTGAGTTCATTGCCTTTTTCATCTCTTATCAGTTTTACATGTACcgaacagaaaaaaaaactgaaccGTACACTCTATACCGCAATACGTACCGAGCCGTGAAATATCTGTACTGTATCACCcctatcactgaagcatgccgccgaagacaccaagcaacacactccacccggtcacattatactgacaacgggcgaaccagtcgtcccactccctgtgtgctgagcgctaaacaggagcagaaactaccacttttatagactttggtgtgtctcggccaggggacagaacccagagccttccttacaggggcgaacgctcaactcaaggccaaaagtgaggcggtaccaagggaggcattaggaaagataaagtcagttgggaagaaaagaaaagatcctaaatttagtcgtttTCTACTATCAtgtaataggggcagcaggtacaattcaaacgccctacctgcagggccagggATGTAAAAGCTCCCTTTTCAACTGCCTTTCTAATACCATGCTCTATTACCTCAACAGGATAACATTAAGCCTTAAGATATTGTTGTTACTGACCAAGTCTAATATCTTGTATTTTCTTCTCACTAACAATTGTAATAATCCTTGAGGCGAGGTTAAAAAGAATACACTTTAGTATGTTTTCTGTGATTAGAATAAAAATTCTGGTAATTTTGTTCACCTGTTGCTTTACAATACAAGTCCGTAGTAATTATACCAGCTTCATTTGTTTGaactaaaacatctaaaaatggcaTCGAAATTTCACTATACACCATTGTATAACAAATTGATGGATGGAGATCATTCAACATACggaataaaatatctatatcctTGTCTGGTGGTCATATGATAACAAATTCACTAAAAGTACTTCCGAACTTAGCTTCAATTTTAGAATAAAGAGTTTCCTCTAAGTATCCCAAAACCAAAGTTGCATACGTAGGTGTTACTTTAGTACCCATTACAGTGCCTTTAATATGTTGGAAAAACCCTCATCAAAATAAAAAGCATTACGTTTCAAAACAATTTGTAAAGCTTTAAGTATGAATTCATTACTAAAGCGAGAATCGATGCTTCCTCGTTTTTTGTTCAACCAATATTAAACCGCCTCATTACCTAGGCCATGAGGAATATTAGCATAAAGACTCATTAAGTCGGAAGAAACAAGTTTACAATTGTGTTGAGTTTGCCGAGGTAAACGAGATAGGAAGTCAAAATCGTCTTTGATATAACAGTTAAGGTTTTAAAATAAGATCTAGAAAATGACTTAAACGTTGAGTAGCACTATTTGGTCCACCAACTATGGGTCTTACTTTTCAAATCATCAACCTCAAAATAAATATCATACTGTTCTTAGATAGCCTTTCCTATTATACCACTTTTATGAATTTTAGGAAGAccacagagaaaaaaaaactagtGTACAAATTTAAAAAGATAATCTTTCTCTTCTTCATGCAAGCAAGTATCATATCTTTGTATAAGATCATTGATAATTTTTTCGAGTTTCTGTATCAAAATCGTCTCCTGTTATATCAAAATCTGTATCATTTAACATACTAAGTATATGTTCACAATAAAAATCTTTGTGTATCACAACTACTGCACTACCTTTATCCGcctatttaataaaaaaagaagaatCTTTTTGCAAAGATTCAATAGCACATTTCTGTTTGAAACttaatttactttaaatttgTTTCTGGTTATTTTCTAAAAGAAACTTTTTCAAGCTATCGATAACATCTTCTAAATATCTATCTGAACTCtgatttgttataaaataaattacctGTTTCAATCATGCAGCTCACAAAATGTATCACATAGTCTAAGTTTTGtacaaaattttacaatatcTGTCGTAAATTCCTCGTTACTACATTTAGTTGGAGTTGGACAAAACTTTAGACCCTTTGCCAATAAACTTATTTCAACTTTGGATAATTTTCTTTTAGATGAATTCATTATTTTTGGAAGAGTTCTTTCTGTCTTACTTGCTTGCAGTTTGTTGTCCCTTTCCCGtaattctttctttttgttacaCCGTATTTGTTTAGAATTTGAGTGTCTTAAAATGATTCTCATTAACACTTTGTCCAATGAATATTGTTCCAGATCTTCTATCCATACTTGCAATTGGTGTATCCGAGGTTGAATACTTGACTCCAGATCTTGTGATGGCTTTATCTTTGGCGGCACGATGGAGTTTGGTTCGCATGTTGCATTTTTTTGGTGTTGTTGCCGAAGGTGTTACCTGTTTCAGTGTCGATCGAGGTGGTGTCCGAACGACAGTGGCATAAGATGGTAATGGTGAAGACATTCCAGCATCGGGTTttatgtgtttgtttgattaattaacgtctgattatcagctatggtcatgtaaggacggcctcccatgtatgcggtgtgttgcgtgtatacATTCGGTTGTGTATTAGTTCTTTGATCTTGTGTTCTGTTTAATTTTTGGTGGTTTCCGGCCgttcttttttctttattcaaGAATCTGAGAGACCTTTGTTCTTCAGTTTTGCATTCTGTCTTCCATTGTTGTTGCAGAATTTCCGATATTTTCGGTTCTGAAGACTTTTCTGTGATTAATTTCATCTTGGTTTCATCAGCGGCGTCAAATTTTCTCCTCGCTCTGTCAACCATAattttaatttcagcctgaaaattTTGAATGGTCATTTCTTTTCACATTTCACGATCCTCTTCTACTTCCCCTCGTATTTCTTTTGGTCGAAATTTTCTTGGAAGGATCGGGCTTTCTCTCTCCAACCACTCGTTATACAAATCGATTGTGTTTCTCAATTTAAGAAAGTTCCAGAAAGTTTGCTTTCTTTCATTCAACCTTCGTCGCCATTGTTGTATTAGATCTTTCTGCAATTTACGGGCACTTGTATTCATCCAATCTTCATCGGGAATAAATATCTCCGAGTCGGGAATGGATTATGGTTCTTCGATCGCATTAGTACTGATATTTAGCGAAATATCGGACAAATTCAAAACGTCATTCCCTTTTAaacttttcttttttcaatACTTCGAGAATCTCTTTTAGCGTAAAGTTAATAGAAGCCAACTTACTTGATATTCCGTCGCATGTTTCCATTGTGATATCCAAATTTGTTCTTTAATG from Argopecten irradians isolate NY chromosome 15, Ai_NY, whole genome shotgun sequence encodes:
- the LOC138308652 gene encoding uncharacterized protein, coding for MEQHGNLFQREHHGTADFWERLIGLTKNCLRKVLGRAYVNYDLLMTVITEIEAILNDRPLTYIGADVTELSPLTPSHLLYGRRINSVLYPLQDTEDENDNFFDMDTHRILNKEMDRRFQLIEHFWKRWRQEYLTSLREFHRASGSNSQVIKVGDIVQVHDDSPRTTWKIAVVEDLVYGRDNLVRSAVIRTSSGITNRPIIKLYPLEVRQEDDRDANDESSGDENDGPCRDVNRIPRVAKIKAKENIKNWCKS